The following are encoded in a window of Mycolicibacterium tusciae JS617 genomic DNA:
- a CDS encoding TetR/AcrR family transcriptional regulator, whose amino-acid sequence MAQPTSSVALKTDGRKRRWHQHKVERRNELVDGTLEAIRRRGSNVSMDEIAAEIGVSKTVLYRYFVDKNDLTTAVMMRFAQTTLIPNMAAALSSNLDGYELTREIIRVYVETVASEPEPYMFVMANNSASKSKAVANSEQIIARMLGVMLRRRMAEVGMDTGGAAAWAFHTVGGVQLATHSWMSDPRISSDELIDYLTMLSWSALCGIVEVGGSLEKFRQAPHPSPVLPRRLLD is encoded by the coding sequence GTGGCACAACCGACCTCGTCCGTCGCGCTCAAGACCGATGGACGCAAGAGGCGCTGGCACCAGCACAAGGTGGAGCGCCGCAATGAGCTTGTGGACGGCACGCTGGAAGCGATCCGGCGCCGCGGCAGCAACGTCAGCATGGACGAGATCGCGGCCGAGATCGGCGTGTCCAAGACGGTGCTTTACCGCTACTTCGTCGACAAGAATGACCTGACGACCGCGGTGATGATGCGGTTCGCGCAGACCACCCTGATCCCGAATATGGCCGCGGCGCTTTCGTCGAATCTGGACGGCTACGAGCTGACACGCGAGATCATCCGCGTCTACGTCGAAACGGTGGCCTCCGAGCCCGAGCCCTACATGTTCGTGATGGCGAACAACTCGGCGTCCAAGAGCAAGGCCGTCGCGAACTCAGAGCAGATCATCGCCCGCATGCTCGGCGTGATGCTGCGCCGCCGCATGGCCGAGGTGGGTATGGACACCGGCGGCGCGGCAGCGTGGGCGTTCCACACCGTCGGCGGCGTGCAGTTGGCCACGCACTCGTGGATGTCGGACCCCCGCATCAGCTCCGACGAGCTGATCGACTACCTGACGATGCTGTCCTGGAGCGCGCTGTGCGGCATCGTCGAGGTCGGCGGGTCACTGGAAAAGTTCCGGCAAGCCCCACATCCGTCGCCGGTTTTGCCGCGGCGCCTGCTTGACTGA
- a CDS encoding polyphosphate kinase 2 family protein produces the protein MSETDLPSLWTHEPHIHLEFRHGDKVVDIDTSATPGFNGKKADAPALQAERNERFADLQEMLYANSRSGDSRSILLVLQGMDTTGKGGIVKHVVGSGNPQGIRYTSFGKPTTEELAHHYLWRIRNALPTAGHIGVFDRSHYEDVLIVRVHNLVAPDVWGARYDEINAFEKALVDGGMTIIKVAMFVSLDEQKARLAERLERPDKYWKYNPADVDERLKWPLYQEAYQALLDKTSTDYAPWHVIPCDRKWYSRLAITELLIEALEEMDLSWPPADFDVEVEKKRLAQA, from the coding sequence ATGAGCGAGACCGACCTCCCGTCCCTGTGGACCCACGAGCCGCATATCCATCTCGAGTTCCGTCACGGCGACAAGGTCGTCGACATCGACACCAGTGCGACTCCTGGCTTCAACGGCAAGAAGGCCGATGCGCCTGCGTTGCAGGCCGAGCGCAACGAGCGGTTCGCCGACCTGCAGGAGATGCTGTACGCCAACAGCCGCTCCGGCGATTCCCGGTCCATCCTGTTGGTGCTCCAGGGCATGGATACCACGGGTAAGGGTGGAATTGTCAAACACGTTGTCGGATCAGGGAATCCGCAGGGTATTCGATACACGAGTTTCGGCAAACCGACCACCGAGGAGCTGGCGCATCACTACCTGTGGCGCATCCGCAACGCGCTGCCGACCGCGGGCCACATCGGGGTTTTCGATCGCAGCCACTACGAGGACGTGTTGATCGTCCGGGTGCACAACCTGGTGGCACCCGATGTGTGGGGGGCGCGCTACGACGAGATCAACGCCTTCGAGAAGGCGCTCGTCGACGGCGGAATGACCATCATCAAAGTGGCGATGTTCGTCTCGCTCGACGAGCAGAAGGCCCGGCTCGCCGAGCGGCTAGAGCGGCCGGACAAGTACTGGAAATACAACCCGGCCGACGTCGACGAACGGCTGAAGTGGCCGCTGTACCAGGAGGCGTACCAGGCGCTGCTGGACAAGACGTCGACCGACTATGCGCCTTGGCACGTGATCCCCTGCGACCGCAAGTGGTACAGCCGCCTGGCCATCACCGAACTGTTGATCGAGGCTCTCGAGGAGATGGACTTGTCTTGGCCCCCGGCCGATTTCGATGTCGAAGTCGAGAAGAAGCGGCTGGCGCAGGCCTGA
- a CDS encoding 3-hydroxybutyryl-CoA dehydrogenase: MSINRVGVIGAGQMGSGIAEVSAKAGADVIVYELTDELVTAGNQRLTQSLERATAKGKLSEDDRDAALARLKFTTDLADLADRQLVIEAVVEDETVKGKIFAQLDKVITDPDAVLASNTSSIPIMKIAAATQNPSRVLGLHFFNPVPVLPLVELVSTLVTSPEAAARTEQFAGEVLGKKVVRCGDRSGFVVNALLVPYLLSAIRMAEAGVATVEDIDTAVVAGLSHPMGPLRLSDLIGLDTMKLIADSMYDEYKDPSYAPPPLLLRMVEAGQLGKKSGQGFYAY; encoded by the coding sequence ATGAGCATCAATCGGGTCGGCGTGATCGGTGCGGGGCAGATGGGTTCGGGTATCGCCGAGGTGTCGGCCAAGGCCGGCGCGGACGTGATCGTCTACGAGCTCACGGACGAGTTGGTGACCGCGGGAAACCAGCGGCTCACCCAGTCGCTGGAGCGTGCGACGGCCAAAGGCAAGCTGAGTGAAGACGATCGCGATGCAGCCCTCGCCCGGCTCAAGTTCACCACCGACCTGGCCGACCTGGCCGATCGCCAGCTGGTCATCGAGGCTGTCGTCGAAGACGAAACCGTCAAGGGCAAGATCTTCGCTCAGCTCGACAAGGTGATCACCGATCCCGACGCGGTGCTGGCGTCGAACACATCGAGCATCCCGATCATGAAAATCGCTGCGGCGACGCAGAATCCGAGCCGCGTGCTGGGACTGCACTTCTTCAACCCGGTGCCGGTGCTGCCGCTCGTCGAGCTCGTCAGCACGCTGGTCACCTCGCCTGAAGCTGCCGCGCGCACCGAGCAGTTCGCCGGCGAAGTCCTGGGCAAGAAGGTCGTGCGCTGCGGGGACCGCTCGGGCTTCGTCGTCAACGCGCTGTTGGTGCCGTATCTGTTGTCTGCCATCCGAATGGCCGAAGCGGGTGTCGCGACCGTCGAGGACATCGACACGGCCGTGGTGGCCGGACTGTCGCATCCGATGGGACCGCTGCGGCTGTCGGATCTGATCGGGCTCGACACGATGAAACTCATCGCCGACTCGATGTACGACGAGTACAAGGACCCCAGTTATGCTCCGCCGCCGCTGCTTTTGCGAATGGTCGAAGCCGGTCAACTGGGTAAGAAGTCAGGCCAGGGCTTCTACGCGTACTGA
- the aceA gene encoding isocitrate lyase produces the protein MSTVGTPKSPEEIQQDWDTNPRWKGIERTYTPADVVALQGSVVEEATLARRGAEVLWSQLHDLEFVNALGALTGNMAVQQVRAGLKAIYLSGWQVAGDANLSGHTYPDQSLYPANSVPQVVRRINNALMRADEIAKVEGDTSIENWLAPIVADGEAGFGGALNVYELQKAMIAAGVAGSHWEDQLASEKKCGHLGGKVLIPTQQHIRTLTSARLAADVADVPTVVIARTDAEAATLITSDVDERDQPFITGERTKEGFYRVKNGLEPCIARAKAYAPYSDLIWMETGTPDLELAAKFAEGVKSEFPDQMLAYNCSPSFNWRKHLDDATIAKFQKELGAMGFKFQFITLAGFHALNYSMFDLAYGYARNQMSAYVELQEREFDAEERGYTATKHQREVGAGYFDRIATTVDPTSSTTALAGSTEEGQFH, from the coding sequence ATGTCGACAGTCGGCACACCGAAGTCACCGGAAGAGATCCAGCAGGACTGGGACACCAACCCGCGGTGGAAGGGCATCGAGCGCACCTACACCCCGGCCGACGTCGTGGCCCTACAGGGTTCGGTCGTCGAGGAGGCCACGCTGGCCCGCCGCGGCGCCGAGGTGCTGTGGAGCCAGCTGCACGACCTGGAGTTCGTCAACGCGCTGGGTGCGCTGACCGGCAACATGGCGGTCCAGCAGGTCCGCGCCGGACTGAAGGCCATCTACCTGTCGGGTTGGCAGGTCGCCGGTGACGCGAACCTGTCCGGCCACACCTATCCCGACCAGAGCCTGTACCCGGCCAACTCGGTGCCGCAGGTGGTGCGCCGCATCAACAACGCGCTGATGCGTGCCGACGAGATCGCCAAGGTCGAGGGCGATACCTCGATCGAGAACTGGCTGGCCCCGATCGTCGCCGACGGTGAGGCCGGCTTCGGCGGTGCGCTCAACGTCTACGAGTTGCAGAAGGCGATGATCGCCGCAGGCGTCGCGGGGTCGCACTGGGAAGATCAGCTGGCGTCGGAGAAGAAGTGCGGTCACCTCGGTGGCAAGGTGCTCATCCCCACCCAGCAGCACATCCGCACCCTGACCTCGGCTCGGCTGGCAGCCGACGTCGCCGACGTGCCGACCGTCGTCATCGCCCGCACCGACGCCGAGGCAGCGACGCTGATCACCTCCGACGTCGACGAGCGCGATCAGCCGTTCATCACCGGCGAGCGGACCAAGGAAGGCTTCTACCGGGTCAAGAACGGTCTCGAGCCGTGCATCGCCCGCGCCAAGGCCTACGCGCCGTACTCCGACCTGATCTGGATGGAGACCGGTACTCCGGACCTCGAGCTCGCGGCGAAGTTCGCCGAGGGCGTCAAGAGCGAGTTCCCCGACCAGATGCTGGCCTACAACTGCTCGCCGTCGTTCAACTGGCGCAAGCACCTGGACGACGCGACCATCGCGAAGTTCCAGAAGGAGCTGGGCGCGATGGGCTTCAAGTTCCAGTTCATCACGCTGGCCGGCTTCCACGCCCTGAACTACTCGATGTTCGATCTGGCCTACGGCTACGCCCGCAACCAGATGAGCGCCTACGTCGAGTTGCAGGAGCGCGAGTTCGACGCCGAGGAGCGCGGCTACACCGCCACCAAGCACCAGCGTGAGGTCGGCGCCGGTTACTTCGACCGGATCGCCACCACGGTTGACCCGACCAGCTCGACCACCGCTCTCGCGGGCTCGACCGAAGAGGGTCAGTTCCACTAA
- a CDS encoding acyl-[acyl-carrier-protein] thioesterase yields the protein MGGSSTGLAKVMMPVPDPHPDVFDIEWPLRVADVDREGRLKFDAATRHIQDIGSDQLREMGYEETHPLWIVRRTMVDLIRPIEFKDMLRLRRWCSGTSNRWCEMRVRVDGRKGGLIESEAFWININQETQGPARISDDFLEGLRRTTDINRLRWKAYLKPGSREDADEIRDYPVRVSDIDIFDHMNNSVYWSVVEDHLFKAPELLRAPLRVTIEHDAPVALGEKLEIITHVHRPGTTDKFGPELADRTVTTLTYAVGDETKAIASIFAL from the coding sequence ATGGGAGGCAGCAGTACCGGTCTGGCGAAGGTGATGATGCCTGTGCCCGATCCGCACCCCGATGTGTTCGATATCGAGTGGCCGCTGCGGGTCGCTGACGTCGATCGTGAGGGCAGGCTCAAGTTCGACGCCGCCACCCGGCACATCCAGGACATCGGCTCCGACCAGCTGCGCGAAATGGGCTATGAGGAAACCCATCCGCTCTGGATCGTCCGCCGCACGATGGTCGACCTGATCAGGCCCATCGAGTTCAAAGACATGCTGCGGCTGCGCCGCTGGTGCTCGGGAACCTCCAACCGGTGGTGCGAGATGCGCGTGCGCGTGGACGGTCGCAAGGGCGGGCTGATCGAATCGGAGGCGTTCTGGATCAACATCAACCAGGAGACGCAGGGCCCGGCGCGTATCTCCGATGACTTCCTCGAAGGCCTGCGACGCACCACCGACATCAACAGGTTGCGCTGGAAGGCATACCTGAAGCCGGGCAGCCGCGAGGATGCCGATGAGATTCGCGACTATCCGGTCCGCGTCAGCGACATCGACATCTTCGACCACATGAACAACTCCGTGTACTGGTCGGTGGTCGAGGACCACCTCTTCAAGGCGCCCGAGCTTCTGCGAGCACCGTTGCGGGTGACCATCGAGCACGACGCACCGGTGGCGCTGGGCGAGAAGCTCGAGATCATCACCCACGTCCACCGGCCCGGTACGACCGACAAATTCGGTCCCGAGTTGGCAGATCGCACTGTTACAACGCTCACATATGCGGTTGGCGACGAGACCAAAGCCATCGCATCCATCTTCGCGCTCTGA
- the ramB gene encoding acetate metabolism transcriptional regulator RamB, producing the protein MAKTFVGSRVRQLRGERGFSQAALAQTLGISPSYLNQIEHDVRPLTVAVLLRITEVFGVDATFFASDDDTRLVAELREVTLDRDVAIDVDLAEIADMVSSHPALAHAMVNLHRRYRLTTAQLAAATEDRHSDSSGSGAITMPHEEVRDYFYQRQNYLHELDTAAEDLTIRMRMHRAELARELTDRLTRVHGVHIKQRIDLGGTVLHRYDPVSKTLEISGHLSSGQTVFKMAAELAYLEFGSLIDKLVDEGNFTSEESTVLARLGLANYFAAATVLPYRQFHDVAEKFRYDVERLSAFYAVSFETIAHRLSTLQRPTMRGVPLSFVRVDRAGNMSKRQSATGFHFSSSGGTCPLWNVYETFASPGKIGVQVAQMPDGRNYMWVARTVERRAQRYGQPGKTFAIGLGCELRHAHRLVYSEGLDLSGDNSTPIGAGCRVCERDDCPQRAFPALGRALDIDEHRSTVSPYLVKQS; encoded by the coding sequence GTGGCAAAAACGTTCGTCGGTTCGCGCGTTCGACAACTACGCGGCGAGCGGGGGTTCAGCCAGGCTGCGCTGGCGCAGACGCTGGGAATTTCGCCGAGCTACCTGAACCAGATCGAGCACGACGTGCGGCCGTTGACCGTGGCGGTGCTGCTGCGCATCACCGAGGTGTTCGGAGTCGACGCGACGTTCTTCGCCTCCGATGACGACACCCGACTCGTGGCCGAGCTACGTGAAGTCACCTTGGATCGCGACGTGGCCATCGACGTCGACCTCGCCGAGATCGCCGACATGGTCAGTTCGCATCCCGCGCTCGCGCACGCGATGGTCAATCTGCACCGGCGCTACCGGTTGACCACCGCGCAGTTGGCGGCGGCGACCGAGGACAGGCACTCCGACAGCAGCGGCAGCGGTGCGATCACGATGCCGCACGAGGAGGTGCGCGACTACTTCTATCAACGACAGAACTACCTTCACGAGCTCGACACCGCCGCCGAGGACCTCACTATCCGGATGCGGATGCACCGCGCCGAGCTCGCCCGCGAGCTGACCGACCGGTTGACCAGGGTGCACGGTGTGCACATCAAACAACGAATCGATTTGGGCGGCACGGTGTTGCACCGCTACGACCCAGTCTCCAAGACTCTGGAGATCAGTGGCCATCTGTCTTCGGGGCAGACGGTTTTCAAGATGGCCGCAGAGTTGGCCTATCTGGAGTTCGGCTCGCTGATCGACAAGTTGGTGGACGAGGGCAACTTCACCAGCGAGGAGTCCACCGTGCTGGCCCGGCTCGGGCTGGCGAACTACTTCGCTGCCGCAACGGTGTTGCCGTACCGCCAGTTTCACGATGTCGCGGAGAAGTTCCGCTATGACGTCGAACGCCTCTCGGCGTTCTACGCGGTCTCCTTCGAGACGATCGCGCATCGGCTGTCGACCCTACAGCGTCCCACCATGCGGGGCGTGCCACTGTCGTTCGTTCGAGTGGACCGCGCGGGAAATATGTCAAAGCGACAGTCCGCCACAGGGTTTCACTTCTCATCCAGCGGCGGCACCTGCCCGCTGTGGAACGTCTACGAAACGTTCGCCAGTCCCGGCAAGATCGGAGTTCAGGTCGCGCAGATGCCCGACGGACGCAACTACATGTGGGTGGCCCGCACGGTCGAGCGCCGCGCCCAGCGATACGGCCAGCCGGGTAAGACGTTCGCGATCGGCCTCGGCTGCGAACTGCGCCACGCCCACCGGCTGGTCTATTCGGAGGGGCTGGATCTGTCGGGCGACAATTCGACGCCGATCGGCGCGGGCTGTCGAGTCTGCGAGCGCGACGACTGCCCGCAGCGGGCCTTCCCCGCCCTCGGCCGGGCGCTGGACATCGACGAACACCGCAGCACGGTGTCGCCGTATCTGGTCAAGCAGTCCTAG
- a CDS encoding carboxymuconolactone decarboxylase family protein has translation MSAIEPARIAPGGFKELGPVNWAIAKLGARAIRAPRFSLFNVLGQHRLLFLTWLPYSGMLLGMLSKLPVRDAETVILRVGHLRNCEYELQQHRRLARSRGIGADIQAKIFEGPDADGLTDRQRALITATDEFVVTRGVSPETWAVLARHLTKPQLIEFCMLAAQYDGLAATITTLKVPLDFPD, from the coding sequence GTGAGCGCAATCGAGCCCGCGCGCATTGCGCCGGGCGGATTCAAGGAACTCGGGCCGGTTAATTGGGCCATCGCCAAGCTCGGCGCCAGGGCGATCCGGGCGCCGAGATTCAGCCTCTTCAACGTGCTTGGCCAGCACCGGCTTCTGTTCCTCACCTGGCTTCCGTACAGCGGGATGCTGCTGGGAATGCTCAGCAAGCTGCCGGTGCGCGATGCCGAAACCGTCATCCTGCGGGTCGGCCACCTCCGCAACTGCGAATACGAACTGCAGCAGCACCGTCGGCTGGCCCGCAGTCGCGGTATCGGCGCCGACATCCAGGCCAAGATCTTTGAAGGTCCTGACGCCGACGGTTTGACCGACCGCCAGCGCGCACTCATCACGGCCACCGATGAGTTCGTCGTCACCCGCGGTGTCTCGCCTGAAACGTGGGCCGTGCTGGCCAGACACCTAACCAAGCCACAGCTCATCGAGTTCTGCATGCTCGCTGCACAATACGACGGGCTGGCAGCAACCATCACGACACTCAAAGTGCCGCTGGACTTTCCAGACTAA